In Sceloporus undulatus isolate JIND9_A2432 ecotype Alabama chromosome 10, SceUnd_v1.1, whole genome shotgun sequence, the following proteins share a genomic window:
- the CCDC60 gene encoding coiled-coil domain-containing protein 60 isoform X1 yields MPLNPKVDPRYFVLIRPLPIPSQKGQKVQARSSTNYNCWDVTREHVFRENYHRRIKQLTQQGYFSPTWKPYQDFADPLYLDPKKLTLYGLGQLPTEFLREEIPHTEAIEHEEPAKLKKPTPTEKEPEKKVVTFRHLEKDLRSLHRDLSHTRHLINSVKMGRGYFHTLRREATERKNAILLEQQKEEERLKTEFQPPSYPSSSSSDESASDEEPTDILLTESLFLRETEKKKKKKKKKIIHPFVPVHHSLLAEKHPDAHFHSIFRQLCVLNWLLEALTLDPSSSMRPLITCWSPKNYGGGKRSLRVINKEKAVQSRWEHFLVHSKGRRYTQRPPFRFQTVKKMPKKASALSVSKMSGLSSPHSKTTLTSTSSLTPASDEVAHPASDSAKDGDEMESCFSKQTKEEEEPMSYYLQTLLQMIHEDVAKNFSKENLLWNANLPYSHTVSARSNPESDASGGQRAKSSVSSSKDDKPSTGTVRIGLPTEQRPKSTLAVTLREDKTMLATYRVEDSSEQINKPRSGSFIRRKEELCNEMKEHFCDVAQESAFRLHDQLDILEKRREEKSTHKFLCLSRVTKFQKDLERMRQATVRKQPEQDAETENWFSTLLAKIPDDVRREYATQKVLRKLERFARNPDLRIRPLTFLKVLGELRIWEICSPDVCAAVEFLREYIVEMPEEHYRRWLHSRVTIPKRAHSAPPLC; encoded by the exons ATGCCGCTGAATCCCAAAGTGGACCCGAGGTACTTTGTCTTGATCAGGCCCCTGCCCATCCCCTCCCAGAAAGGCCAGAAGGTGCAAGCTCGAAGCAGCACCAACTACAACTGCTGGGATGTCACGAGAGAGCATGTCTTCCGGGAAAATTACCACCGGAGGATCAAACAACTCACGCAGCAGGGCTACTTTAGTCCCACTTGGAAACCCTACCAGGACTTCGCAGACCCTCTTTACCTTGATCCAAAGAAACTCACCCTCTATGGTCTGGGGCAGCTCCCTACG GAATTCCTGAGAGAGGAGATCCCCCACACTGAAGCCATCGAGCACGAGGAACCTGCTAAGCTTAAGAAGCCAACACCAACAGAAAAG GAACCTGAAAAGAAAGTTGTGACATTTAGACACTTAGAAAAGGACCTGAGGAGCCTCCATAGAGACCTTTCACACACACG gcATTTGATTAACTCCGTCAAGATGGGCCGCGGATATTTCCATACCCTTCGCAGAGAAGCCACGGAGAGAAAGAACGCAATCCTGCTAGAACagcagaaagaagaggagaggttGAAAACAGAGTTCCAGCCCCCCAGCTATCCATCGTCCTCGTCCTCGGACGAAAGCGCATCCGATGAGGAACCCACTGA tATCCTTTTAACAGAAAGTCTCTTTCTGAGAGaaactgagaagaagaagaagaaaaagaagaagaagatcatcCACCCTTTCGTCCCGGTCCATCACAGCCTTCTGGCAGAAAAGCATCCAGATGCACATTT CCATTCCATATTTCGGCAGCTGTGTGTGCTCAACTGGCTCTTGGAAGCTTTGACACTGGATCCCAGCAGTAGTATGAGGCCCCTGATCACGTGCTGGAGCCCCAA GAACTACGGTGGCGGGAAAAGGTCCTTGAGAGTGATCAATAAAGAAAAGGCAGTGCAGAGTCGATGGGAGCACTTTCTCGTACACTCAAAG GGCAGAAGGTATACCCAGCGGCCCCCTTTCCGCTTCCAGACGGTCAAGAAAATGCCCAAGAAGGCCTCGGCCCTAAGTGTGTCCAAGATGAGTGGCCTGTCCTCTCCCCACAGCAAGACAACACTGACCAGCACAAGCTCTCTGACCCCCGCCTCAGATGAGGTGGCCCATCCGGCATCGGACAGTGCCAAGGACGGGGACGAGATGGAGTCCTGTTTCAGCAAGCAaaccaaggaggaggaagagcccatGAGCTACT ACCTGCAGACGTTGCTTCAGATGATACATGAAGATGTGGCCAAGAATTTTAGCAAAGAAAATTTGCTTTGGAACGCCAATCTGCCCTA TTCGCACACTGTTTCCGCCCGGTCCAATCCAGAAAGCGACGCATCCGGCGGGCAAAGGGCCAAAAG CTCAGTTTCGTCTTCCAAGGATGACAAACCCAGCACAGGAACGGTGAGAATAGGGCTCCCAACGGAGCAGAGACCAAAGAG CACCCTGGCCGTGACCTTGAGAGAAGACAAAACCATGCTGGCAACATACAGGGTTGAAGACAGCTCCGAGCAGATAAATAAACCTCGAAGCGG CTCCTTCATTCGGAGGAAGGAGGAATTGTGCAACGAGATGAAGGAACACTTTTGCGATGTGGCTCAGGAATCGGCCTTCAGGCTGCACGACCAGTTGGACATCTTGGAGAA GAGGCGAGAGGAAAAGAGCACCCACAAATTCCTGTGCCTGAGCCGTGTCACCAAGTTTCAAAAAGATCTCGAGAGAATGAGACAGGCAACCGTGAGGAAGCAACCAGAACAAGACGCAGAGACAGAGAACTG GTTTTCCACTTTGCTGGCCAAGATCCCAGATGACGTCAGGAGAGAGTATGCTACCCAGAAAGTCCTGAGGAAGCTGGAACGGTTTGCTAGGAATCCAGACCTGCGCATCCGACCCCTCACCTTTCTGAAGGTGTTAGGAGAGCTTCGAATTTGGGAAATTTGCTCTCCAGATGTCTGTGCTGCTGTGGAG tttctgCGTGAATATATTGTGGAGATGCCGGAGGAACATTACAGAAGGTGGTTGCACTCTCGAGTTACAATCCCAAAAAGAGCACACAGTGCCCCACCGCTGTGCTAA
- the CCDC60 gene encoding coiled-coil domain-containing protein 60 isoform X2: MEIQEFLREEIPHTEAIEHEEPAKLKKPTPTEKEPEKKVVTFRHLEKDLRSLHRDLSHTRHLINSVKMGRGYFHTLRREATERKNAILLEQQKEEERLKTEFQPPSYPSSSSSDESASDEEPTDILLTESLFLRETEKKKKKKKKKIIHPFVPVHHSLLAEKHPDAHFHSIFRQLCVLNWLLEALTLDPSSSMRPLITCWSPKNYGGGKRSLRVINKEKAVQSRWEHFLVHSKGRRYTQRPPFRFQTVKKMPKKASALSVSKMSGLSSPHSKTTLTSTSSLTPASDEVAHPASDSAKDGDEMESCFSKQTKEEEEPMSYYLQTLLQMIHEDVAKNFSKENLLWNANLPYSHTVSARSNPESDASGGQRAKSSVSSSKDDKPSTGTVRIGLPTEQRPKSTLAVTLREDKTMLATYRVEDSSEQINKPRSGSFIRRKEELCNEMKEHFCDVAQESAFRLHDQLDILEKRREEKSTHKFLCLSRVTKFQKDLERMRQATVRKQPEQDAETENWFSTLLAKIPDDVRREYATQKVLRKLERFARNPDLRIRPLTFLKVLGELRIWEICSPDVCAAVEFLREYIVEMPEEHYRRWLHSRVTIPKRAHSAPPLC; the protein is encoded by the exons ATGGAAATCCAG GAATTCCTGAGAGAGGAGATCCCCCACACTGAAGCCATCGAGCACGAGGAACCTGCTAAGCTTAAGAAGCCAACACCAACAGAAAAG GAACCTGAAAAGAAAGTTGTGACATTTAGACACTTAGAAAAGGACCTGAGGAGCCTCCATAGAGACCTTTCACACACACG gcATTTGATTAACTCCGTCAAGATGGGCCGCGGATATTTCCATACCCTTCGCAGAGAAGCCACGGAGAGAAAGAACGCAATCCTGCTAGAACagcagaaagaagaggagaggttGAAAACAGAGTTCCAGCCCCCCAGCTATCCATCGTCCTCGTCCTCGGACGAAAGCGCATCCGATGAGGAACCCACTGA tATCCTTTTAACAGAAAGTCTCTTTCTGAGAGaaactgagaagaagaagaagaaaaagaagaagaagatcatcCACCCTTTCGTCCCGGTCCATCACAGCCTTCTGGCAGAAAAGCATCCAGATGCACATTT CCATTCCATATTTCGGCAGCTGTGTGTGCTCAACTGGCTCTTGGAAGCTTTGACACTGGATCCCAGCAGTAGTATGAGGCCCCTGATCACGTGCTGGAGCCCCAA GAACTACGGTGGCGGGAAAAGGTCCTTGAGAGTGATCAATAAAGAAAAGGCAGTGCAGAGTCGATGGGAGCACTTTCTCGTACACTCAAAG GGCAGAAGGTATACCCAGCGGCCCCCTTTCCGCTTCCAGACGGTCAAGAAAATGCCCAAGAAGGCCTCGGCCCTAAGTGTGTCCAAGATGAGTGGCCTGTCCTCTCCCCACAGCAAGACAACACTGACCAGCACAAGCTCTCTGACCCCCGCCTCAGATGAGGTGGCCCATCCGGCATCGGACAGTGCCAAGGACGGGGACGAGATGGAGTCCTGTTTCAGCAAGCAaaccaaggaggaggaagagcccatGAGCTACT ACCTGCAGACGTTGCTTCAGATGATACATGAAGATGTGGCCAAGAATTTTAGCAAAGAAAATTTGCTTTGGAACGCCAATCTGCCCTA TTCGCACACTGTTTCCGCCCGGTCCAATCCAGAAAGCGACGCATCCGGCGGGCAAAGGGCCAAAAG CTCAGTTTCGTCTTCCAAGGATGACAAACCCAGCACAGGAACGGTGAGAATAGGGCTCCCAACGGAGCAGAGACCAAAGAG CACCCTGGCCGTGACCTTGAGAGAAGACAAAACCATGCTGGCAACATACAGGGTTGAAGACAGCTCCGAGCAGATAAATAAACCTCGAAGCGG CTCCTTCATTCGGAGGAAGGAGGAATTGTGCAACGAGATGAAGGAACACTTTTGCGATGTGGCTCAGGAATCGGCCTTCAGGCTGCACGACCAGTTGGACATCTTGGAGAA GAGGCGAGAGGAAAAGAGCACCCACAAATTCCTGTGCCTGAGCCGTGTCACCAAGTTTCAAAAAGATCTCGAGAGAATGAGACAGGCAACCGTGAGGAAGCAACCAGAACAAGACGCAGAGACAGAGAACTG GTTTTCCACTTTGCTGGCCAAGATCCCAGATGACGTCAGGAGAGAGTATGCTACCCAGAAAGTCCTGAGGAAGCTGGAACGGTTTGCTAGGAATCCAGACCTGCGCATCCGACCCCTCACCTTTCTGAAGGTGTTAGGAGAGCTTCGAATTTGGGAAATTTGCTCTCCAGATGTCTGTGCTGCTGTGGAG tttctgCGTGAATATATTGTGGAGATGCCGGAGGAACATTACAGAAGGTGGTTGCACTCTCGAGTTACAATCCCAAAAAGAGCACACAGTGCCCCACCGCTGTGCTAA